CTACATTGATACGGTGTTAAGTGAGGAAACAAAGAGCTGAAACGAACACAAAGTGAGATTTGAAAGGGACGACAGAAGGCGAGAATGGAAAGAGGAAAAAGACAATGCACAGTAAGCAAAATACCATTCGAGTTAAACCCTAAAACACACTTCAGTTCCAAGTTCTAAGTTCATCTGCAACATGTCGGGCAAGTGCGACAACTGCGACTGTGCTGACAGCACCCAATGCGTGAAGAAGGGAAATAGCTACGACTTGGTGATCATTGAGACTGAGAACCGCTCCATGGACACCGTCGTCGTGGATGCTCCTGCCGCCGAGCACAACGGAAAGTGCAAGTGTGGCACATGCTGCTCATGTGTGAGCTGCACCTGTGGTCACAAAACCCATACAACCAAATTAAAGATGACCTAGACCTTAAGGACGTTTCAACTTCTTCCGTCCGATACCTCATCTCTGGCGTCAACGGCGGTGGCGTGTCGGACAATTTCGTCTCGACTCGGAAGTCTGGGTTCAACCGCGGGTCCTCTGTGATTTCGAACATGCTCAAGAAAATTGAGCCCCCTCGACACCTACGTTATCTCTTCGATGAGCAAGAGAGATTGAGGTGAGAAGAAAAAGCAAGGTCTGCCCACCAGATTGTGAAAAGCTCAATCCTGTAGATGAATGGAGGCTTCACAAACTCCACAATATAACATCCCTGATCATCCAAAGACTCCCAGATCTTGGATCCATATTGGAGAGGCTCAGAAATCTCTTATTGCTTCACAAATTGGTCATCAGGGAGTGTGATAAACTCCAATATTTGCCAAAGAAAGGGTTGCTAGCAACGCTTTGTCACCTATCAATTCATCGATGCCCTATTCAACTGCATTGGTGTGAATGAgacaaagaagaggaggaagtcCCATCCAGAAGTGCTCAGTCGCGACCTATTCCCTGCATCTTCTTTATAGGGTGGTAACAActgagaaagcaaaagtggaacaaaagtagaaaagaaaagagaaaacgaaagcaaaagcaaaaaacaagAAATGACATTATTCCCTTGTCTGTCATCtaccaaagaaaaataaagagaaagcaaaatggAGGCATatggggacactgcaaaagcaaggaataaacaccccaccaaaaaatgtgatttacttttcttatttttgaatgatgtaatttatttttcgtatctttcggagatatctgtataaaccccatcagagggtaacagtaaaaaaaaaaaaaaacatggcaaagcccaaaataaatgggctggaatgttgtgtggagagcgaaatcccataagcccaaaatagcaccaaccaggtgaccaaaactacatccagtactccaaaattattcggcaacctgccgctattactaccaaccaggtgatcaaaagtacgcccagtactccaaaattattcggcaacctgccgctattaccaccaaccaagtgatgaaatgtacaacccgtactctaatatcatttggcaactagccattcatgccaccaaccaggtgatgaaatatacaacccgtactctaatatcatttggcaactagccattcatgctactaaccaggtgatgaaatgtacaacccgtactctccttcatgccaccaaccaggtgatcaaaagtacgctcagtactccaaattatacataagcattactcatgtcattcatacataaacattcatgagcatcactcatgacaatcatacataaacattcatgaccattattcatgtcaacatttatgagcatcactcatgttaacattcatgagcatcactcatgacaacatccatgagcatcactcatgtcaatcaacataaacattcatgagcatcactcatatcaatcagcttcaaaagtttcatttatagagctctagcttcaaaagcttcatttacaaaagctccagcttcgaaagcttcatttacagagctctagcttcaaagcttcacttgcaaagcttcacttacaaagcttcagtgcagggtatacaaatactgcctccgaacaaccaccacttcggcccatacatggattcaatttgaagtctccagccaacagactctattgaccgaagacttgggggattacattatgtaccatatattgggcctcaactgggcctcatgaaaaatacttgggggacttagcccattatttatgtattaaggagcgagcccttattctataaaagggactccctcactttcattagagagcactcattattcatgtattgaggagcgagcccttattctataaaaatgactccctcaccatcattagagagcatcgccgcctattgAGCAActacctcgccgcgagcatcaactctagcccatcatttatgtattgaggagcgagcctttattctataaaaagggactccctcaccttcaacaccacaagccgagccaaccaaggcaacataagccacaagccgagcagcctcgcaacatgtgctacttctagttgagcaccatttcagattgggcactgCCTCATGTCGAGTATCAGTGCCAGACGCAatttagttacttcggcccacacatggactgaatttcaagtctccagccaaaagactctcttaactgaagacttgggggactactgtttgtaccatacttagggcctccgtatttagacctcgtataaatactaaggggacttagcccattatttatgtattgaggagcgagcctttattctataaaagggactcattcactttcattagagagcactcatgaaaaatacttgagggacttagcccattatttatgtattgaggagcgaacccttattctataaaagggactctttcactttcattagagagcactcatgaaaaatacgtgggggacttagcccaccacttatgtattgaggagcgagcccttattttataaaagggactccttcacatTCGTTACAGAGCACCGCTGCCAGCTGAGCAatcgcctcgccacgagcatcactcctaacccattattcatgtactgaggagcgagcccttattttataaaagggactccctcactttcgttagagagcatcgccgccagttgagcaaccgcctcgccgcgagcatcactcctaacccatcatttatgtattgaggagcgagcccttattctataaaagggactcccttaccatcattagagagcatcaactctagcccatcatccatgtattgaggagtgagcctttattctataaaagggactccctcaccttcaaacgccacaagccgagccaaccaaggtaacataagccacgagccaagCATCCTCAcaacgtgtgctacttctagttaagcatcatttcagattgagcatcgcctcatatcgagcatcagttcaagacaacatctagttacttcggcacacacatggactgaatttcaagtctccagccaaaagactctcttgactgaagacttgggggattactgtttataccatatttagggctaCGTATTTAGACcacgtataaatactcgagggacttaaatataattatgtaataaaggaatgggcaaatatgtaataagtgaggagtccttattctataaaaggacccctcaccctcacaattaagggaggccaattcctaggtcATCAGAGACATCACTCTCTCCTTTAGAGGCTctgaatctctctccctcacttctcagataaatacataatcagtgtggacgtagcccaaaaccttggggtgaaccacgatacatcttgtgttatttacatttcttgcagattcacggacGGATTTATATTGTttcaagacctctggttttgtgcatcaacagagccCACATTAGGATTTTGCCCATATACCAGATTCCACCATGTACATCCCTTGCAGATGAGTTGATTCAGGTAaagaatgcttttttttttcgatttagATTGCTTTTGTTTACTTGCATTGGAGATGATAGAAATGTTGGTACATTGTAATTGTGTGCTTTTTAGGTAGCTTATTTCAAAGTTATTGGTTTAGTATCTTTATATGAAGAAATGAATTTCTTTGAGTGATTAGACTTGTCATGTCTGCATAATGACTTGGTGTGATGTGTAAGTCCGAAGTTCTTCTAAATACAATGATGTACTAGGTATTGGTGCTTAGACTAAATGTCAGCGAGTGCTCTTCATATCTTATTAAAAATATGAATGAATGAGGAAGACCACATTATGAATTTTCTATAAAACTATAGAGACATGATTACCATTACTAGACGTTTTCATCCAGGCAAAGAGGGTAAGACTTTAACTGAAAACCTACCCAAGGGCAGTGAAAAGGGTTAATAAATACAAACAAGACAATGATTGTTAACACTATGCGGGAAGCATGCTTCACCTACCATGGGGATGCAAATAACATGTTTTGGTTTTGTTGTGCTAATGCATTACTCAAAGCTATATTTCTGTTGGTTTGATATGCAGATAACATGAGACTTTTCAGCTGTGAAGAAAGCACTTCTGCCTATTTCAGTTTGTCTTCAGGATAACCCTAAGGTAGATGTAGCTAACTCTGGTGTTACCAAAATTTCAGGGGGATCAAGTCACGAAACTGGTATACCTACAAAAGTGGACCCTATTGCTCATCGGGGCTTTGGGCCTGGCTTTAATGCATCAAATTATCACTAAAGGAATTATTCTTCTAATCCCGGGCCTGAAAATATTGGAAGCAGTAACAAGATGGCTATGGAAGAAGAGGTGGGATTCAAGTTGTTATGTCATGTTGATAAGGTTGGTAGTCTGATAGAGAAGGGTGGAAACTCAGAGTACAACGCAAGTAGGGGTGTCGATTTGGATGCTC
The nucleotide sequence above comes from Malus sylvestris chromosome 16, drMalSylv7.2, whole genome shotgun sequence. Encoded proteins:
- the LOC126609238 gene encoding metallothionein-like protein type 3 yields the protein MSGKCDNCDCADSTQCVKKGNSYDLVIIETENRSMDTVVVDAPAAEHNGKCKCGTCCSCVSCTCGHKTHTTKLKMT